The Kryptolebias marmoratus isolate JLee-2015 linkage group LG9, ASM164957v2, whole genome shotgun sequence nucleotide sequence GAAAAGTACGTGTGGTCCTTGATGAATCTTTTTCTCttgacatattttaattttgttctgaacattcaacttttttttttttgctatttacaaagattttatttattttacctgctgaaaatactgtttttttattttgtttttgtttttcagattcaCACTGATGGTCTAAACTCTCAGCTCCTGTTGTATATTGatctaaaagtagaaaagataaaagaaaattgaCAAGTTCGGGTAAAAGTTAATGTTAGGAAGCGTAATGATTAaccactttattttaaacacatttttatacgAGTTGTACGATTGAAGAAATTGAAAACAAAGTCAGAACTTTACATGAACTCAACCACTTGTTTTACCCTTTCTGTTCAGTCAGTCACATACAAAcctaaactttccaaaagccttcttttttctttgttttactcttTCCAAGCAGGTGCATTAAAGCTAAGAGCAACTCTGCCCTGTGACACTTGAAACCTTAAAATTAATGTGCACAGTCAgaattgtagtttttgttttaaaaaatgttggtaGGACTCTAAAAGTAGCTCTAACATAGGAGCTCACAccttctttaattctgttttgtttgcatgcATATTCATTCAGCACTAAATATtaacatatatgtatataatacAAAAAGAAGTAGAGTTTAAAGTAGAAACTGAGTAGAAGAAATACAACACTATCGGCTTTTTACAGGTTTTTGTAGCGAGCAATACATTGTTCAAATATGTCTTGAAGTTGTGTTCAGAATAAATCATATATACgaacaaaaacactcatttaATATAAGGTATTTTGTGATTTAAGCCGAGTATTAGGTTGTTGCAGCAGACGCTGGGAGGAAATGTGTATCTACGTTAatcgagcttttattttgaaagttataACCGGAAGCGCGGTCTGCAGTTTGtcgggtgttttttttttttcccccaacatgGCTGCTGCGACAACACCAGAGCGACCCAAAAACAACCCGCTGCCGGGAGCCGTCCCCTTCGACATTTCTCAGCCGCCGATCATCGAGGGCTTCAACCCGACGCCGAAAATCAAAGATGAGAGCTTTAAGGACAAATTCATCCGGAAGACCAAGGAGAACCCGTTCGTCCCGATAGGTGAGGAGGTTATACAAGCCGGAAGTGGCTGCAGCAGAGCGGGGAGTTACACAAGTGGAGCGTCCTCTGCGACACTTTATTAACATTAAAGATAAACTCATGCCAGGGTTTACTGGTTGAGTCGAAGAGGTGAAGCAGCTATcggttttgaaataaaaaaaaagtgtttcccTCTTATAGGAgtgcctgtttgtttatttgtttactgcTGACCCTTTAAAGAGGCGCCATGTTCTTTAATTAACACGACTTTTGTTGATACCAACAAACTGAAGGTCAACATCCACATGTTTACCTTTGGGAAGGTAAACAACGTGTTTAATGCTtgctggaaaggaaaaaaaagtggattttcAAAGATGCTAACAAGCATGACATTGCACTTTTTTgtccttggaaaaaaaaaagtatttaaaggaCAGGCTTGATCATTTTAGggaaactttttttaacttctcgGAGGACAGTGGCAAAGAAAGTGACAATTAATAGCCTGTATTTTGATATTAAATTAAGGTTGCCCCTTCTCCTGCAGCTACTCCAAATAAGTCCCACTTGTTCACTCTTTTTTCTAATTCTCCTGCTgtgaactttaacctttgacctgcagaCTGAGGAGCTTTTGGGTATTTTGCACGTTCCCCGAGGATTGTGCTGTCTGACCTGAAGGTGAATTTACTGGGATGTTGGGAACagtcctaaatgttttccacttttgaataatctctctctctgtagACTGATGAAGTCTAAATattttggaaatgacctttaacccctccCAGATTgttgggcagcaacagttgcttctctaaggtcattgctgatgtcctTCCTCCTTGGCGtcgtgttaacacacacctgtgtgctccagagcagcaaattAACTAAACTGCTTTTATAGAGATGATCTCACCGATGATGAGCAGTTAACCAACatatttgatcagcagctcctggctgctgctgctttaactCCTCAGTCCCGTGTGGACGCAGAAGTCCTGAGTGAGCTTAGTTTTTCCTgacaaatattttcaattttttttttttgtttaataaataacatgttggaatctgttgtttttctttatacacttgaggttagatttaaatagttttggcaaagaccagatcatttttcgAGTAAAGAGGGTGGACCTGACTGTATTCATTACATCATTTCCTTTTCAGATCTGCCCGTATATCATTCCTGTATAtttcatgatttgtttttatgaccaaaaaacaaaaacggttCTTGCTGTAGCGTTAACCTATCATTGGGCCTCCATCTTCCCGTTCTGAATGACACAACAGTATCTGCTGCTCAGCACACGGTTCTAACGGTTcctgattttgtcttttttttattacgcAGGTTGTTTGGGAACAGCAGGGATGCTGATGTACGGGCTCCGGGCCTTCCACCAAGGAAAAACCAGACAGTCCCAGCTGTTGATGCGGGGCCGTATTTTGGCTCAAGGCTTCACCGTAGTCGCCATCATCGCCGGCGTTTTCTTCACAGCTCTCAGACCCAAGCAGTGAAGACGGACGGGTCTCGCACCGCTCGCCGTTCAGCCCGGAACCGGACCAGATCCACCGCAGAACTGGACTCCCCGAACAGCTGATTATAATGTGCTTTGTACCCAACAccatttaaatacattatttattgttgttggaAACGCTCGAACGGCTCGTGGTGATAAGTGTTTTGCTTCAGGCCAACTGGGTTGAACGGCAAAGTGTCAGCACAAAAAAAGCTGGAATTCCCTTTAAAAGCGATTTAGCTCTTGGTGGGTTCAGTTCCACATATTTCTCATGATTTCTCGTTGTAAAAGCGTCTAAAACTCCTTTGTTTATAAACTTTCCTATAAACCTGATGCTGTATCTGTTCAGAAGACTCGATCGTACTCATCTGTATTCAGCTTAAACACTCTTTAACTgaatgtttattgtaaaaaactttgtaaatagGAGCATTTCTCAGGGCTGGGATTCAGTCTCAACTCTGTAAAACTGTGAATAAATCCCCCCCGAACCTGCTAAAAGACATGTGACAGCATGAAGAGGACACACGAGCACACGTCATCTTattcaaatgattattttcagggtttattAAATGGCAACAAGCTCAGCAGGAGAATATATTACAGATAAATTATTAGATGCGATCAAACTTCTCTGATTTTAAGTTTTCCAGCTCCCTTTTGACATTCGTCGTTTTGATTCTTCGGTCCAAGTCCAAATAGGCAACGTGTGAACGTGTGTGCAGACGCTGGCGTCCGTctaaaaacatttctctaaaACACGTCGATGAAGGGGCGTCGACGGGAGAGGTGattctgagggttttttttttttgagattttgCCCAattaaagaagaggaaaaaaaacaaacaaaaatcatctggCTTAATGCTTGAAGTGAAGTAAAAGCCAGATCATAAAGGCCACAAGCTTCCGTTCCTGAAAGACGAACATGTTTTGCTACCCGGAGTTTGTGAATTGGTGAGATCGTGCGGCGGCGGTGACCAACCAGAGGcgtggaatttaaaaaaaaacacagaagaactTGGCAATTAAAAGATCTTGGCATACATTAATGctaacctaaaaaaataaaattaaatggcAAAGTAAAATGCTTAGCTTACAGTAACAGTATTTTCTTCAGTATATTAGTGGgaataaaataaagctgacCAGCTAAAGGATGTAACAGGAAACCAGTCCATCTTCTCACAGGAGCGTCAGGTTGAGTACATTATTTCAGCATACTGGTATCAATAAAAGGCAGgaagaggtgtttttttttttttttttggaaataggGCAAACAAATATGATGCTTggtgttaaaactgaaaaaaaaaaaagaagaaaaaaaggcaatgtGATAAGAGGAAAAAATCCTTCGAAGCGCATCGGCCTAGCGAGCTAGAGGCGTCTGTTTTAGAGAGATGAGGACGGAGCGCATCCGGGACACGTCCTTCGCCTGCTTGCTGGTCTTCGGGTTGAAGTCGCAGAGGCGAGCTACCCGTTCCCATTCGCTGCCAGCGCCTTCGCCGTCGTTTTCCGCCAGGAACGTCTCCTCGGACGCTCTGCGGGCGGGACGGAGAGAGAGGACACGTGAGCGGCGGCGTGGGAGGTTTCACCGCTCTGAAACAAGATGCTCAACCACAAAACGCTCCTGGACGGGAGGTACAAAGTAAGGCCATgcgtatatgtatatatatatatttttttttttttttatttatatatatatatatatatatatttttttttttgcacacgtAGATTTTTTTTGGATAAACATTTAACCTTTAATGCTACTTTGAAACACTGCAGTCAACTAAGAGTCAAAAAATTAAAGATATCAAACCTTAAAAGCAAACTTGTACTTTTAGGTTGGGTGGGGCAtgcatttaggaaaaaaacaatgctaAATCGGGGAAGGTTGAGAATATTAACAAGAAGCACAAGAACTCTAAACCTACACAAGGCCTATAACATCAGAGTTGGGCTGTTTGTAGAAAGCCTTGTCAGCAATCCTAGTTCCAAGgcaagaaagcaggaaaaaagagaaggagagaagaagagaacaGATTCAGCGTCAAACAACGAGCAGTGCAAGGTTAGAGCATGGTGTAGGAGCACTGAGAGACAGCTCTGATgagagacgtgtgtgtgtggttctataaacacacacacacatgcagatgaACCGAGGGGGAACTGTGGAGCTTTGCACGCCAAGCTGGAATATTCTGGTGTGGACAGAAACTGTTGTCCTGTGGTGTTTGGGTTCTGTTTAGCacgacttcctgttttctttgtccCCCTCGGGGGGGGGCATCTCGTCAGAGGATCATTTCTCAGTGCTCCGAGAGACAACGAGACGCTAAAGCTACAAATGCAGGGTGATACCGTGCCAGACTTGGACAGAGTCTGTGGGGAAGTGTGAAAGGAGGACTGGTTAGCTCGATGGAtggaggaacaaaaaaagaagagactGTAGAATGTAGAGAACAATGAAAAGAACAAGTGGAAAAGTAATGAACTGATGTTATGACCTTAGTCTGGTAAACTTCACTCAAACGCTTTAAGTCTTTGTGATATAAAATACAGATGGTGTGTCTGTGATCCCACTAAACCCCCTCTGTCTGAGCTGActtcaacagaaaacatttgaaagaacATCTTCTATCAGTCAATGAAAACCACTGAAATTAAACGCTGTGAcaaaagagatagttcagatcttctgaagtgaaGTTAAGAGAAAAGGCTGTGaacggttaatatcttacctgctgcagacagctctttgaaggaccttagtttataaaaacagtttaattctgacaggactgacgagcCGACAGCTAGTCTGAATAGAGACAAGACCCATGTGGATTGGCCTTGTCCTAAAATAAACACTCAAGTCtcaaaaatgatttcaaaatgaCAGGAACATCTTGTTGGGGAAGGCAAAAGGCAGAACTCTGAAGTGAGACAGAGCAGCGGCCCCGACCATTTATGGCGCGCACAGCGGAGGGAGAGCGAGGCTCACCGACACGCGAGGCGACACCTTCTGCGCTGAAAGGTAAAAAAGGCAGCGCTGACGCGAGGCGTACCGAATGCAAACTGTGTACGCGACACCACCTGGGGGAGGAAGAAATCCAACAGCCGGAGGCAGCTAGCTAACGAGGGCAGCACCGAGCGAGCGACGTCAAAGTTTCCAACTGACTCGGAAGAGGCAAAAACAAGTTACAGAGTCGTTGAGTGACTTTCATTGCAAAGGATTTGCCTCCGCAGTCAGGGGCTGAAAACCACGGCTTGTGTgaacaggggtgggcaatcctggtcctcgagggccactatcctgtatgttttacttgtttttctgctccaacacacctgatttgaatcaataggtgattaacaggcttctgcagaacatgaagaggtgatttaagcactgaatcaggtgtgttggagcagagaaacaagtaaaacatacaggatagcGGCCCTTGAGGAGCAGGGTTAGTCACCCCTGCGATGGAACATAATTCAATGTCGAGGATACGAACACAGCCATTCCTGCACTCTAACATGACCAAAAAGTGAAGAAGATGGGTAAAGCAGCTCCAACATGTCTGATTTAAGCATTTGgactcctgtttttgttcacttctcACAGAATCTTGTTTAAGTAGAAACACTGACATTTAGAGCAAAATACCTTGTACCTTTTAGGTTGAGGAGATTCAAAGCTCAGGATTTTGTATGAAGTGTGAttacggatggatggatggagatgAATCAGTGATGGTTTTATAATCAAATCTAACTGTGAGGCGCCTGAAGAATCCCACCTCAGTAAATACCCTTGGACAGCAAAACTGATGAGAACGTAAAGGTGTTTTGAACAAACTGCTACGATATTTCTGGTTGTTATAagatggcagcgatccacttaGTTTTTGGGCCcctgctcggactagccatcagctcatcagtccggtcagaattaaactgtttctccaaactgggggCGATCAAAGACccgtctacaacaggtaagatactgcgtataactttcccacagaacaccactttaaaACGAGCTTAACTATCACTTGGaggcataaaacaaacaaaaaaacctgacttCCCTGAGGCGTGTCGGCACCTCACCTGTTGTTGGCCTTGTTCTTCTCCATCGCCTCGTTCTGGTGCACGTGCCagtcctccagctccttcttgGCCTTCTCTCTCCACT carries:
- the higd2a gene encoding HIG1 domain family member 2A, mitochondrial, whose product is MAAATTPERPKNNPLPGAVPFDISQPPIIEGFNPTPKIKDESFKDKFIRKTKENPFVPIGCLGTAGMLMYGLRAFHQGKTRQSQLLMRGRILAQGFTVVAIIAGVFFTALRPKQ